The Miltoncostaea marina DNA window GTGGTCATCTGCTTGTTGGCGTAGAAGCCGTAGACCGCCGGGTGGCCGAAGGTGCCGAGCTTGCGGCCGTCGTGGTCGCCGTCGATGGACTGGCAGGCGTCCTCGACCACGCCCAGGCCGTGGCGGCGGGCGATGTCGACCAGCGCGGGCACCTCGGCGGGGTAGCCGAAGATGTCGACGATGAGGATCGCCTTCGTGCGCGGCGTGATGGCCGCCTCGACGGCCGCCGGGTCCATGTTGAACGTGAGCGGGTCGACCTCGGCGAAGACCGGGGTCGCGCCGGTGAAGACGATCGCGTTGGCCGAGGCGACGAACGAGAACGACGACGTGATGACCTCGTCGCCCGGCCCCAGGCCCAGCGCGTGCAGGCACAGGTGCAGCCCGGCCGTGCCGCTCGAGACGGCGACCGCGTGCCGCGTGCCCGCGCGCTCGGCCCACATGCGCTCGAAGCGCGGCACCATCGGGCCCAACGAGAGCTGGCCCGAGCGCAGCACCTCGTCCACGAGCTCCCGCTCGCGCTCGCCGATGACGGGCCTGGCGAGCGGGATGCGCTCCGGCGCCCCGCTCACCCGGCTGCCGTCGCCCGTGCCCGCGCGACCCGGCGGACGCCGTGCTCGAGGCTGTCGAGGAGGGCCTCCCAGGAGGCCTCGATCACGTTCTCGCTCACCCCGATCGCGCCCCAGGTCTCGTGGCCGTCGCTCGAGTCGAGCAGCACGCGGGTGGCCGCGCCGGTGCCCTTCGCCTCGTCGAGGATGCGCACCTTGAAGTTGACGAGGCCGATCTCGCGCAGCTCCGGCACGCGCGGCTCGAGCGCGCGGCGCAGGGCCGCGTCGAGCGCGTTGACCGGGCCGTTGCCCTCGGCCGTCGCCACCAGCCGCTCGCCGTCGTGGAAGAGCTTGACCGTGGCCTCCGTCTCCACCCGGCCGTCGGCGCGCTTCTCGGTGATGACGCGGAAGCTCTCGAGCGTGAAGAGCGGCTCGTAGACGCCGGTCTCGCGCTCCAGCAGCAGCTCGAACGATCCGTCGGCCACCTCGAAGTGGTAGCCGCGGTGCTCGAGCTCCTTGAGTCGGGCGAGGATGGCCGGCACGCGCTCGGGGTCGTCCTCGAGGTCGACGCCCAGCTCGCGCGACTTGGCCAGGATCGTGCCCCGGCCGGAGAGCTCGGAGACCAGCACCCGCCGCTCGTTGCCGACGGCGGCCGGGTCGATGTGCTCATAGGTGCGGGCGTCGGCGTTCATGCCCTGCTGGTGCATGCCGCCCTTGTGGGCGAACGCGTTGCGGCCGACGTACGGCGCCCACGCGTCGGGCTGCAGGTTGGCCGTCTCGGCGACGAAGTGGCTCAGCGCGGTGAGCTCGGCGAGCCGGTCGGCGTCCAGCACCTCGTAGCCCATCTTGAAGGCCAGCGCCGGGATGATCGAGCAGAGGTTGGCGTTGCCGCAGCGCTCGCCGTAGCCGTTGACGGTGCCCTGCACCAGGCGCGCGCCCTCGTCGACCGCGGCGAGGCTGGTGGCCACGCCGCACTCGGCGTCGTTGTGGGTGTGGATGCCGAGGCGCACGCCCGGCAGCGCCGCGCGCACCTCCCGCACCACCGTGCCCAGGCGCCCCGGCAGGGTGGCGCCGTTGGTGTCGCAGGGCGTGATCCACGACGCTCCGCCCGCCTCCGCGGCCCGCAGGCAGTCGAGGGCGTAGCCCGGGTGGGCGGCGTACGCGTCGAAGAAGTGCTCGGCGTCGTAGACCACCTCCTTCCCCCGGCCCACGAGGAAGGCCACCGACTCCTCGATCATGCGCAGGTTCTCCTCGCGCGTGACCCGGGTGACCTTCTCGATGTGCAGGTCCCACGTCTTGCCGACGATCGTGACCACGGGGGCGAAGCTCTCGGCCAGGCCGCGCATCGCCGGGTCGGCGTCGGCGGTCGTGCCGCGCCGGCGCGTCATGCCGAAGGCGGCCAGGCGGGTGTCCCCCAGGTCCTCGCGCTCCAGCAGGCCGAACAGCTCGCCGTACTTCGGGTTGCTGGCCGGGAAGCCGGCCTCCAGGTACTCCACTCCGAACGCGGCGATGTGCAGCGCCACCTGCAGCTGCTCGCCCACGGACAGCGACAGGCCCTCGCGCTGCATGCCGTCGCGCAGCGTGGTGTCGTAGATGAGGACCCGCTCGGCCATGCGCCCGCGCGTCACACGGTCGGCGCCGGGGCGCCGACGTGGTCGAGCCACTCCCCGGACCGGGGGTCGCGCCCCTCGGTCGCGGCGAAGAACCGGTTCTGCAGGCGGCGCGTGACCGGCCCGGGGGTGCCGAGCGCGTGGTCGTCGACCTCGATCACCGGGCAGACCTCGGCCGCGGTGCCGGTGATGAAGACCTCGTCGGCCGTGTAGAGCTCGGCGCGGGCGACCTCGCGCTCCAGCACCGGGATGCCCTCGTCGGCGGCCAGGGTGATGATGCTCGCGCGGGTGATCCCCTCGAGGATCGACGCCTGCACCGGCGGGGTGATGAGGACGCCGTCGCGGACGATGAACAGGTTCTCGCCCGAGCCGTCGGCCACGTAGCCGGCCTCGTTGAGCAGGATCGCCTCCTGGTAGCCCGCCTTGTGGGTCTCGATCTTGGCGAGGATCGAGTTGAGGTACTGGCCGCCGGCCTTCGCGGTGGCCGGGATCGTGTTGGTGCCGATGCGCCGCCAGCTCGAGATCTTCGCCCGGATGCCGGTGCGCAGGCCGTCCTCGCCGAGGTAGGCGCCCCACTGCCAGGCGGCCACGGCCACGTCGACCGGCGCCTCGAGCGGGAACAGCCCCATCGTGCCGTAGCCCCGCAGCACGATCGGCCGGATGTAGCAGGCCCCGAGGCCGTTGGCCGCGAGCACCGCGTGCACCGCCGCGCGCATCTCCTCGCGCGTGTACGGCACGGGCATGTGGTACATCGCCGCCGAGCGCTCCAGGCGGGCCAGGTGGTCGTCGAGGCGGAAGACCGCGGTGCCGCCCTCGGCGTCGTACGCGCGGATGCCCTCGAAGACCGTCGTGCCGTAGTGCAGGCCGTGCGACAGGACGTGCACGCGCGCGTCCGGCCAGTCGACCAGCTCCCCGTTCATCCAGATCTTCTCGGCTTCCTGCATGCTGATGATCCCCTCGGCGACGGCGGCCGGCGCCCCCCGTGGGACCGGCCGATCGCACAAGGTTACCGGGCCGGGCCACCCGGCTGGGGGCGCGGACGGCGGCCGGCCGGGCCGTGGCCGCGCCGGTAGACCATCAGCGTGCGGGTGAAGGTGATGACCACGACGCCGTCCTGGTTGCTGCCGGTCGTCCGCACGGTGACGATCCCCACCTCCGGCCGCGACCGCGAGGGGCGGACGGCCAGCACCTCGCTCTCCGAGTAGATCGTGTCGCCCTCGAAGACGGGGGCCGGCAGGCGCACCTCGTCCCAGCCGAGGTTCGCCATCACGTTCTGCGAGACGTCCGGCACGCTCTGGCCGGTCACGAGGGCCAGCGTGAACGTGGAGTCCACCAGCGGCCGGCCCCACTCGGTGCCGGCCGCGTAGTGGCGGTCGACGTGGATCGGGGCGGTGTTCTGCGTGAGCAGGGTGAACCAGGCGTTGTCGACCGGCAGGACGGTCCGGCCCAGGCGGTGCACGTAGACGTCGCCGACGACGAAGTCCTCGAACCAGCGCCCCTCCCAGCCGGGGACCTCCGCCACGGTCCTACCCCGCGAGCTGCGCCAGGATGAGGTCGCCCACCTCGCGCGTGCCGAGCGCGCCGCCCAGGTCGGGCGTGCGGTGGCCGGCGCCGAGCACGGCGTCGACCGCGCCCTCCAGGCGGTCGGCCGCCTCCGGCGCGCCCAGCGAGTAGCGCAGCATCATCGCCGCCGACAGCACCGTGGCCACCGGGTTGGCGACGCCGCGGCCGGCGATGTCGGGCGCGGAGCCGTGCACCGGCTCGTAGAGCCCCAGCGAGCCGGCCGCCAGGCTGGCCGACGGCAGCATCCCGATGGAGCCGGTGATCATCGCGGCCTCGTCCGAGAGCACGTCGCCGAACAGGTTCTCGGTGATGATCACGTCGAAGTCGGCCGGGCGGCTGACGAGCTGCATCGCGGCGTTGTCGACCAGCATGTGCTCGAGCGCCACCCCGGGGTGCCCCTCGGCCACCCGCACGACCTCCTCGCGCCAGAGGCGCGAGGTCTCCAGCACGTTGGCCTTGTCGACCGAGGTCACCCTCCCCCGCCGCCCGGCGGCGGCCCGGAAGCCCCACTCGGCCAGCCGGCGCACCTCCTCGCGGGTGTAGACGCAGGTGTCGAAGGCCCGGTCGGGCTCGCGGCCGCGCTCGCCGAAGTAGAGGCCGCCGGTCAGCTCGCGCACCACCAGCAGGTCGGTGCCCTCGATGCGCTCGCGCCGCAGCGGGCTGGCCTCGTAGAGGGCCGGCCAGGGGCGCACCGGGCGCAGGTTGGCGAACAGGCCCAGGCCCGAGCGCAGCCCGAGCAGGCCCTGCTCCGGCCGCGGCTCGTCCGGGTCGGTGGTGTCCCAGTTCGGCCCGCCGACGGCGCCGAGCAGGACGGCGTCCGAGCCGGCGCAGGCCTCCAGCACGTCGTCGGTGAGGGCGGTGCCGTGCGCGTCGATCGACGCGCCGCCGACCAGGTGCTCGTGCCAGCCGATGGACAGGCCGTGGTCCGGCGCGATGGCGTCCACCACCCGCCGCGCCTCCGCGACCACCTCCGGGCCGATGCCGTCCCCCGGCAGCAGCGCTACAGACACCTCCGGCACACGAGCCCCCTCGATCGACCTGCGGACCGGCGGAGGCTACCTCAGGCCGGCGCGGCGCTCCCGGCCCGGGCGTGCCGCGGGGCGGCGGCGCGCGGCCGCGGCGCCGGCACGGCGAGCCAGAAGCGGCTGCCGGCGCCCTCCCGGCTCTCGGCCCAGACGCGGCCGCCGAGCTGCCCCGCGATCTGCCGGCAGATCGCGAGGCCCAGCCCCGTGCCGCCCACCCGGCGGGCGTCGGAGGAGTCGACCTGCTGGAAGCGCTCGAACACCCGCTCGATCATCTCGGCCGGGATGCCGCGGCCCTCGTCGGCGACCACGAAGCGCACCTCGGCGTCGGTCCGCACCACCGCCACCCGGATGCGGCTGCCCTCGGGCGAGAACTTCACCGCGTTGGCGATGTAGTTGCGCAGCACCTGCTGCACCTTGCCCGCGTCGGTGACCAGCGGGCAGGCCTCGGGCGCCGCATCGATCGCCATGCCGGCGCGGTCGGCCATCGCGCGCATGGCGTCCGCCGCCTCCACCGCGAGCTCGCCCGCGTCGCACGGCGCGGGCGCCAGCACGTCGCGGCCCGAGGCGATGCGCTCGATGTCGAGGATGTCGTCGACCAGCTCGGCGAGCCGCTCGCTGTTGGAGGCGGCGATGCGCAGCATGCGGTCGCGCTGGGCCGGCGGCAGGTCGTCGCCCTCCTCGTCGAGGATCGCGAGCGCGCCGCGCACGGAGGTGAGCGGCGTGCGCAGCTCGTGGCTCACCACGGAGACGAACTCGTCCTTCACCCGCTCCACCTCGCGCCGCTCGCTGATGTCGGTGGCGATCGAGCAGACCGCGTAGGCGCGGCCGTCGCGGTCGAGGATCGGCGACCGGGCGACGAGCAGGGCGCGCTCGCGCCCCGACGGGTCGGTCAGCGTCTCCTCGTGGCGCACCGGGCGGCCGGAGGCGATCGCCTCGGCGCGGCGGCGGTCCTCGCCGTCGGCGAACTCCGGCGGCAGCACCTCGTGCACGGTGCGGCCCACGCAGCGCGGCCCGACCAGCCCATCGAAGGCGCTGTTGACCAGCACGAAGCGGCCCTCCGGGTCGGTGACCCAGACGATCGCCGGCAGCCCGTCGAGGATGGTCGAGAGCTCGGCGCTGCGCCGCTCGAGCGCCGCCCGGCTCTCGCTGCGGCTCACGGCCAGGCCCACGAGCGACGCGAAGCGCACCAGGCCGGCGCCGGCGCCCTCGACGGGCGCGCCCCCCGGCCGGGTGAGCAGATCCAGGCGGCCCCAGCGCCGTCCGTCCACCAGCACCGGCGCCGTCGCGGCGGGGGCGCCGCCGGCCGGCGCGTCGCCCCACGCGCCCACGCGCTCGGCCGCGCCGCGCACCACCACCGCGCCGGCCCCCTCGTACAGGCCCGCGACCTCGCGTGCCACGGCGGCGGCGACGGCGGCCGGCCCGGCGCCGGCGGCGACGTCGCGCGACACCCGCACGAGGGCGGCGCGCTCGGCCTCCGCGCGCTCGCTTTCGGTGACGTCGCGGGCGATGACGAGGAAGCCCACCAGCGCACCGGATCGGTCGGTCTGGGGCGTGACGGTGACGGCGGCGCGCAGGGTCGAGCCGTCGGCGCGCACGTACGTCCACGCCCCGGTGTCGGCCGCGCCGCGCCGGGCGAGGACCACGAGC harbors:
- a CDS encoding branched-chain amino acid transaminase, producing MQEAEKIWMNGELVDWPDARVHVLSHGLHYGTTVFEGIRAYDAEGGTAVFRLDDHLARLERSAAMYHMPVPYTREEMRAAVHAVLAANGLGACYIRPIVLRGYGTMGLFPLEAPVDVAVAAWQWGAYLGEDGLRTGIRAKISSWRRIGTNTIPATAKAGGQYLNSILAKIETHKAGYQEAILLNEAGYVADGSGENLFIVRDGVLITPPVQASILEGITRASIITLAADEGIPVLEREVARAELYTADEVFITGTAAEVCPVIEVDDHALGTPGPVTRRLQNRFFAATEGRDPRSGEWLDHVGAPAPTV
- a CDS encoding ATP-binding protein, whose translation is MTRLPPRPRGATVLGVAGFALAYFVVARLGLVLVSEGSRVAVIWPASGLLMAAAALTAPRLWPALAGAAAAGSFAAQSSVRDDAPMDTALALVNAGGPLLAAAVLLWTLRRPPPVGLDSVRGAAGLVAAAIAGTVPAAVAGAAVLAVGAGAPPATAAVQWWCSDGLGVLAVAPVVLSLAGVGGRRAIDRPDVAWVAVTAAAAVVAFAVAPGEVVYFSFSYAVLPVLLWTAIRVGPRGRGMAMLALAGIASLATLNGRGPFARADLGAIERVQALQGFLAVAAVLVLVLGAVMTERRLAEARLAATSDRLEDVLRGATEFAVVGTDADGLVTVFNAGAERMLGYAPEAVVGRLTPAAFHEPGELEGRARELGVAAGFGTLVVLARRGAADTGAWTYVRADGSTLRAAVTVTPQTDRSGALVGFLVIARDVTESERAEAERAALVRVSRDVAAGAGPAAVAAAVAREVAGLYEGAGAVVVRGAAERVGAWGDAPAGGAPAATAPVLVDGRRWGRLDLLTRPGGAPVEGAGAGLVRFASLVGLAVSRSESRAALERRSAELSTILDGLPAIVWVTDPEGRFVLVNSAFDGLVGPRCVGRTVHEVLPPEFADGEDRRRAEAIASGRPVRHEETLTDPSGRERALLVARSPILDRDGRAYAVCSIATDISERREVERVKDEFVSVVSHELRTPLTSVRGALAILDEEGDDLPPAQRDRMLRIAASNSERLAELVDDILDIERIASGRDVLAPAPCDAGELAVEAADAMRAMADRAGMAIDAAPEACPLVTDAGKVQQVLRNYIANAVKFSPEGSRIRVAVVRTDAEVRFVVADEGRGIPAEMIERVFERFQQVDSSDARRVGGTGLGLAICRQIAGQLGGRVWAESREGAGSRFWLAVPAPRPRAAAPRHARAGSAAPA
- a CDS encoding MaoC family dehydratase, whose product is MAEVPGWEGRWFEDFVVGDVYVHRLGRTVLPVDNAWFTLLTQNTAPIHVDRHYAAGTEWGRPLVDSTFTLALVTGQSVPDVSQNVMANLGWDEVRLPAPVFEGDTIYSESEVLAVRPSRSRPEVGIVTVRTTGSNQDGVVVITFTRTLMVYRRGHGPAGRRPRPQPGGPAR
- the leuB gene encoding 3-isopropylmalate dehydrogenase; translated protein: MPEVSVALLPGDGIGPEVVAEARRVVDAIAPDHGLSIGWHEHLVGGASIDAHGTALTDDVLEACAGSDAVLLGAVGGPNWDTTDPDEPRPEQGLLGLRSGLGLFANLRPVRPWPALYEASPLRRERIEGTDLLVVRELTGGLYFGERGREPDRAFDTCVYTREEVRRLAEWGFRAAAGRRGRVTSVDKANVLETSRLWREEVVRVAEGHPGVALEHMLVDNAAMQLVSRPADFDVIITENLFGDVLSDEAAMITGSIGMLPSASLAAGSLGLYEPVHGSAPDIAGRGVANPVATVLSAAMMLRYSLGAPEAADRLEGAVDAVLGAGHRTPDLGGALGTREVGDLILAQLAG
- the cimA gene encoding citramalate synthase yields the protein MAERVLIYDTTLRDGMQREGLSLSVGEQLQVALHIAAFGVEYLEAGFPASNPKYGELFGLLEREDLGDTRLAAFGMTRRRGTTADADPAMRGLAESFAPVVTIVGKTWDLHIEKVTRVTREENLRMIEESVAFLVGRGKEVVYDAEHFFDAYAAHPGYALDCLRAAEAGGASWITPCDTNGATLPGRLGTVVREVRAALPGVRLGIHTHNDAECGVATSLAAVDEGARLVQGTVNGYGERCGNANLCSIIPALAFKMGYEVLDADRLAELTALSHFVAETANLQPDAWAPYVGRNAFAHKGGMHQQGMNADARTYEHIDPAAVGNERRVLVSELSGRGTILAKSRELGVDLEDDPERVPAILARLKELEHRGYHFEVADGSFELLLERETGVYEPLFTLESFRVITEKRADGRVETEATVKLFHDGERLVATAEGNGPVNALDAALRRALEPRVPELREIGLVNFKVRILDEAKGTGAATRVLLDSSDGHETWGAIGVSENVIEASWEALLDSLEHGVRRVARARATAAG